The Chlorocebus sabaeus isolate Y175 chromosome 11, mChlSab1.0.hap1, whole genome shotgun sequence genomic interval TGCTGGTGGCTGCTGTTGGCAATCAGACCTCAGACTTTAAGAACACTCTGGGGGCAGCATTTCTCACTTCACCTATATTCTATGGCCGCCCCATAGCCATACTGCCCATTAGTGTGGCCGCCAGCATTACAGCTCAGAAACATCGCCGCTACAAAGCTTTGGTGGTGTCAGAGCCGCTCAGTGTGCGGCTCTACCGGCTGGGCTTGGCTTACCTTGCTTTCACAGGCCCACTGGCATACAGTGCCCTCTGCAACACAGCTGCCACCCTCAGCTATGTGGCAGAAACCCTTGGCTCCTTCTTGAATTGGTTCAGCTTCTTCCCTCTTCTTGGCCGCCTCATGGAGTTTGTCCTCCTTCTGCCTTACCGGATCTGGAGGCTATTGATGGGAGATACTGGCTTCAACAGCAGCTACTTCCAGGAGTGGGAGAAGCTCTATGAATTTGTTCACAGTTTTCAGGATGAGAAGCGTCAGCTGGCTTACCAGGTAAGGCTTTCTTCCCTCAGTCCTGTCTGGTGGCTCTGGTGGCCCTCATGTGGAAGCACTGTACTTACGTCTGTTGGCCAGGTGCCAGAAGGATGTTCTGGCTTCTTTGGATATCTGTTTGCAATGGGCAAAGGTTACAGAGGCTGTAATAGTAGAGtaggaaaaatatatgtgtatattatttactttttattgaggTACAACGTATATACGGTGCACTAATTTTATGTATACCCCACTCAGATCAAGGGATGGGACATTTCCAGCACTAAGAAGGTTCTTTTATTCCCCTTCTCGGCCTATACTCCCACCTTCAGAGGTTATCTCT includes:
- the DNAJC22 gene encoding dnaJ homolog subfamily C member 22; translation: MLTLGGGGLGWLWEFWKLPSFVAQANRAQGQRQSPRGVTPPLSPIRFAAQVIVGIYFGLVALISLSSMVNFYIVALPLAVGLGVLLVAAVGNQTSDFKNTLGAAFLTSPIFYGRPIAILPISVAASITAQKHRRYKALVVSEPLSVRLYRLGLAYLAFTGPLAYSALCNTAATLSYVAETLGSFLNWFSFFPLLGRLMEFVLLLPYRIWRLLMGDTGFNSSYFQEWEKLYEFVHSFQDEKRQLAYQVLGLSEGATNEEIHRSYRELVKIWHPDHNLDQTEEAQRHFLEIQAAYEVLSQPRKPRGSRR